In Camelina sativa cultivar DH55 chromosome 13, Cs, whole genome shotgun sequence, the genomic window ATAACTGCCGGTTCTTTGGGACTCGTTAGTATAAGACAATTCAAAGACACATTAAGTCAAGAAAATCACAAGAGGTGACAAACCTGTGAACATAGAGGAAATACTTCCGTCCCTTCAGGTACATTTCTCTGACATATGAATCCTCTCCTTCTAATGGTTTTGGTGCTTTTGCAGCATCTTCCTCAGATATAGCATATGCCATTTGAACAGACCCCCCTCCAAGATCAACCACTCCAACAGTATCTGAGTATGGTTTTCCCAAGTTCCTTAGCAAGTAGTTAATTGTCACCTGCAAAGTCGAAGCCAAATAAGACGAAATGCCAGCTTGATTAGAGGTTGGTTCGTGCCCAACAGCTTgaaatataatactatataacatACTATACTTCAAACTGTTACGGTTGCCATACTGAAACACTTGTAATTGAATAAGTAAGAACTAGAAAGGATACCAGTCCAGAATTTACTTCTAGATATGTTGACGATGAAATTAAAGGTATGGATGCAGACACATAAGATATACAGCAAGATGACTTCTTGTAAGCACTAACAAATGTGGGAGAACATACCCACTGATAAGAACCTTCCTGAGTACCATCCAGTACAGTTACAGCATTTGCCTCAGTTTTCAGCATGCTTCTATCTCTCAAGAGTTCCCTAACCttataaacaaaatcataataaagTATAAGAGCCAAGGGACCTAGCGAATGTGACTgataatatattgaaatataatTACCGCTTGCAAAATGTTCTCAGATGCTTCATGACCCAGCGTCCTCAAACCTGCCGTTGCCTGACAAGATATACAGAAAATCACTTCTGATGattcacaaaataaacaaaaataatatgaaagaGCTTCAATTATCTATGCGGGGCAGAATTCATTTCCATACTCCAACTCTGACAGGTGTCTTTGGACGCAACTCGCGAGGAACAGAAGCTTCTGCTTTGTCAAGAAGAGAGACCAAAGAGTTTGCTGCTTGCCGGGGATCAGTAGGATACGCACTCAACCCTGGTTTTAGCTGAAAtcaaaacagtaaacagcttagAGCCAAAGTTCCAACAAGCACCAATAAAGGGAAAACCAAACCAGAAATTCAAGCCACTGCGATATAATGAAATGCTAGTTAGGTGAGTTCAAGCTTCATGTTGATTCCGGTAACACAGATTTCATGTCAATTCTATACACTGAAAGCAAATTTATACGCTTTAGGTTTATCTAATTGAGCTCTGCCTCAGGGCGAGGCAAGAAAATGCTATGATCAAATCTAGAGGAGGATCAAATATAGAAACTTACAGGACTTGAGTGCCTTCTTTATcagtcaaacaaacaaaaaaacatactatAACCTCATTCTTTCAAACGATTTCGACATGCCGGTGCGATGCGATTGTTAGATCAAGGAGATAGAGTATGAGTGGATTTCAGTTAAGCTCTATCCAACAGATATGAATGAATATGCTCTGGCTACATAGTCCAAGTCTTTTCACACACTAACAAGTACCAACCATATTAGCTTAAATAACACAAATGCACCACTAATCACTATAAGAATCTGAATCAAGTCTCGAAAACGACACAAGATCTATCAAGCAGTGCAGGTAAACGGTAACTCTTTAGTGTCAAATCTAGTAGGAAACGGAAACAATGAATCACACCTGTAGAAAGAGCTCAAGTTCATTGCCGAGAGGGATAAGATCCAAGTTCTGATCAAAACAGTAAACATGTACACGGCTACCAGAACTCCCAGCATCAAAAATCACAGCGTAATTCTTCGGACCTCTCGAATTAGGACCTCCTTTCCGATTAAGCACATTGTACTCCTCAACGACGGAATCAGAAGTCGATCTCCCAGGCATTAGCAGAAGAACAAGAGCGATCAACACAATGGGAACCGAAATCACAAGCACAAGACCACGGTGGCGCTGGATCTTGTCAGCGATAGATTCGTGCCGCCCAATTCCACCACGCTTCGCCGTCATCTTACCTCCGTCGGCAGAGTCAGATGTAGGAGAATGGTTACCTGACTCCAGAAGCTCAGTTGAAGAAGGCGAACGGTAGCGTATCTTACCGTTGCCGTTGCCGTTGCCGGTGCCGGATGACGCCGTGGTCTGCGGCGGATCCTGTAACGGCTCCAGATTCGACGGTGGATTATAAGAGGCGGCTTGAATCGCCGGATTTGATCTGGAGTATAAAAGCCTGGATCC contains:
- the LOC104735885 gene encoding apyrase 2-like; the protein is MTAKRGGIGRHESIADKIQRHRGLVLVISVPIVLIALVLLLMPGRSTSDSVVEEYNVLNRKGGPNSRGPKNYAVIFDAGSSGSRVHVYCFDQNLDLIPLGNELELFLQLKPGLSAYPTDPRQAANSLVSLLDKAEASVPRELRPKTPVRVGATAGLRTLGHEASENILQAVRELLRDRSMLKTEANAVTVLDGTQEGSYQWVTINYLLRNLGKPYSDTVGVVDLGGGSVQMAYAISEEDAAKAPKPLEGEDSYVREMYLKGRKYFLYVHSYLHYGLLAARAEILKVSDDSDNPCVVTGYDGKYKYGGKEFKGTASPSGASLDECRRITINSLKVNDTLCTHMKCTFGGVWNGGRGGGQKNMFVASFFFDRAAEAGFVDPKQPVATVRPKDFEKAAKKACSMNLEEGKSKFPLVEEENLPYLCMDLVYQYTLLIDGFGLEPSQTITLVKKVKYGEHAVEAAWPLGSAIEAVSSP